The window AGGTCCAAGGCACCGCCGAGGGCGAGCCGTTCGAGCGTGCCCTACTCGATGAGTTGCTGGAACTTGCTGCTGCCGGCTGTGCGGAGTTGACCCAGTTGCAGGCGTCGGCCTTGGCTGAGTCGCTTCGTAGGCCCGGCAGTTTGGTTGACGGCGGACCAGCCACCAAGTTGGCGTGATGTCTCGCATCGTCCTGGCTACGCGCAACCCACACAAGGTGGCCGAGGTCGAGCGAATACTGACGGCTGCCGGTGCTCCAATTGACCTCGTCGGGATTGATGATTTGCCACCGGCGATTCCCGATGTGGCCGAGACCGGATCCACCTTCGCCGAGAACGCGCTGCTCAAGGCACGGGCGGTCGCCGCGACCGCCGGTTTGCCAGCGATCGCCGACGACTCCGGCCTCTGTGTCGACGCACTCAACGGGATGCCAGGAGTGCTCTCCGCTCGGTGGGCTGGCAGCCACGGTGATGACCAGGCCAACCTTGACCTCGTCCTCGACCAATTAGCCGACGTGCCAGCCGGGCGCAGGGGTGCGCAGTTCGTCTGTGTTGTTGCACTCGCGCAACCCAATGGCGATGCCGAGACGTTCACGGGTTCAGTGGTCGGCACGCTGACGAAGCAGCGACGCGGGAAAGGCGGGTTCGGCTACGACCCCGTGTTCGTCCCCGAGGGCTACTCAGTCACCACGGCGGAGATGTCAGCTAGTGAAAAGGACGCGATCAGTCATCGTGGGATGGCGTTGAGGGCTCTGGCTGCCGGGATGAGCGCTGGTTAGCTCGTAGGTCAACGACCTCATCGGCCGTGCGGGCTCGCGTCCGCAGAATCAACCAGGCGCCCACCAATGCCGCTGTCCCGATCAGGGTGAGGATCGATATCCGTAGAGCCACGTCAGTGAGCCAAACGCCTCGCTGGCCGGCTGGATTCGACGTTGCGAGGGATGCGCGGAAACGATCCGGCAATGGGACACGAACGACGGGGCTTTGCGAAGCGCTTGCACCCAGGTCAACACCCTCACCCTCCGGGCTTACGGTTATCGCCTCGCCAGTCGTGCTGGCAGGTAGCTCGAGCTGAGTCGGTTGGTCGTGCAGCGCGTCGACGAGCGAACCATCCGCAGGCACCCGGTAGAGCAGCGCCTCCTTTCCCCCTCTAATACTGAGGAAGCGGCGCTGAGGATCAACGGTTCCACTGGTTGCGACCGAGAGCGGGACGATGGCACTGGTTGCCGTGGCAACCGTCGGAATTGGTGAATCCCAGACACCGTTGACCTGCCACACGGGCGAGTTGGTGGTCGTGGCGGCGCGCTCGATGAGAAGAACATCGCCGGATTTGGGGTCGACCAGAACTCCTTTTGCCGTGTGGTTCTTGTTGTCGGGGTATCGGAACCGCAAGCGTTGGGGAGTCACTGAAATGCGCGCCGTGCTGGGTTCGGCGGTGATGGGTGGCGCCGGGAATCGGTAGATCGAGAACTCCTGGCGGCCGCTGGTTGCTTGTTTTTGTGAAGCTGCCACACCTGTCGCGGTCCCGGTGTCGGCGACGTAGACGTAGTCCTGACCGTCAGGACCGGGCCCGGTCGCGAGGTCCTCGGTTTGGCGGAGGTCGACGCCGTTGAGCCTGACGACACCGCTGGTCGAACCGTCTGGGCCGAGTAGCCAGATCGCCGGCGGCTGGCCCGGATTCCTTGCGTACCAAGCGGCACTCTGGCTGGTCCAGTAGGAGACGCCGTCGTTGGCAACCGTCAAACCGTCGCTGGTTTCTAGCGCAGGATCGGCCGGGGTTAGCACCTGCGTGGCATCTGCGGGCCGGGGCTGATCGGCAGCCATCGCGTTGGCTCCGCAGGTCGCTGCGAGTGCGCAGCCCATAACAACCGCGCTGGCAGCGCGCCTGCTGAGTCGGCGCCTGCTCGACATACGCCCACCCCCAGAGTCCGCGCATTGTTTTGGTGCCAACGTGACATGTTCCCTCTGGCAGCCTAAGTCACGTCTCGGTCGGCGTGAAGGGACTTGTTCAAATGGTGGATCTGCTAGCCGTGCAACCCGAACGCTCGCGGATAGAGCGGCGCCCGACGCGATTTGCCGATCCCGGGCAGCCCGAACATCCGCTGCGTCGCGCGCAACAGCGAGTAATGGGTCAGCCTCCGTGTGCTCACCGTCCCCGCTACCGCAGTGGGCGCGATGACGACGCTGGTCACACGGTTGGGTCGGGTTCCCTCATTCTCGTCATACGTCACGAAAACCGCTGTTCTCCCGGCGCGGTACTGCCGACTGGCGAGAATGCCGGGAAGCCGGTGGGACAGCCACTGGTCTGCGGATTCAACTCCGCGGTCGTGGGCGTTGTTGCGTTGGTTGGGCACGATCATGGTGAAGCGTGCCGACAGTGTTGTGGCTGAGCGCAATGGTCGATCCTGGCGAGTGCATTGGCGGCCTAGGTTCGTGTAGTAGGTCGCAGGGTTGTGTCTTACCGCGTATGCGCCTGAATCGGTGCGGGCGCAGTTGCGCGGCATCGATTCTGCGAGTACTCGCCAACCCCCTTTGCCTAACTGGGAGAAGATGCTCGAACCGCCGAGACGATGATGGCGTGGGTCGCGGTCATCAGTGATCCCGTGGGTTCGGCCGGAGGTCATGGCCAGGTAGTTAGGTAGCGATGGGTGGGCCGTTGCGCGGACGTTTGTTGCCACGGCGCATGACTTGGCCAGTGTCGAGAGATAGGGAGCCGTTCTTGGGTCAAGGGCGGTCGTAGAGCCGTGGTTCTCTAGGACGATCCAGACGACGTGCTGCCACCGTGGAACCTTTCGGGCCGTCCCGCACGGACCCGGGTTTGAACTCGCCGTGGACGCCGAAACCGAAGCTGTCCGCGTCCCCAGGCTCGCTACGGGAACGTCCGTTGAGTGTGCCTGGGTCAAGCTGCATCCGGTTGCACACAGCGTCAGCGCAATTGCCAGACCGGCCTTTCCCAGCCGACTCACTGTGGTCACTCCGCCAGGGTAACCGCGGGCCAGGTTCAGTGTGCCGATCACCGATGACCGCTACTCCAGCAGTGGCCCGCCAGTGCTCTCCGGGCCTGAAACGCGGGGCATATTCACGCGACATCACAAAGTGCGCGAGGGGGGACTTGAACCCCCACACCTTCCGGTACAGGATCCTAAATCCTGCGC is drawn from Candidatus Nanopelagicales bacterium and contains these coding sequences:
- the rdgB gene encoding RdgB/HAM1 family non-canonical purine NTP pyrophosphatase, coding for MSRIVLATRNPHKVAEVERILTAAGAPIDLVGIDDLPPAIPDVAETGSTFAENALLKARAVAATAGLPAIADDSGLCVDALNGMPGVLSARWAGSHGDDQANLDLVLDQLADVPAGRRGAQFVCVVALAQPNGDAETFTGSVVGTLTKQRRGKGGFGYDPVFVPEGYSVTTAEMSASEKDAISHRGMALRALAAGMSAG